AAGAATTGATGCTTGAAAGGTACCTCCGCGCCCTCGCCTTCGGCTCGGCCGCGGGAAAGGGATGAGATAAGATGAAATGGTACACACACGCAATCTTTGCAATAGTAATAGGAGCAGACATAGGATTTCTACTCGGGGCAGAACTGACAATACGATTCTTCATCATAACAATCATCGCAAGCCTCATCATCGACTTCGCAGAAAAAGCGATCTTCAACGAACACAAAAGACAACTACACAACATATTTACCATAATACCTTGTATTCTGGCCTACTTGTTCTTTGATATGACAATCGGCGCGGCCTTAACTGCAGGAATACTTTCACACATCATCCTGGATTGCATAACACCAACAGGATGCCCACTATTCTGGCCAATAAATAAGAAAAAGTACGACGTAAAATGGAAGTACAGTGACAACAAGGCACGGGAAAAAAGGATTCTTGCAACGGTCTCATTGCTCGCGTTATTAACGGTTCTGATTCTTTTGCCACAGGGCCCATTCATGTCCGCTATCAGCGCCTGGACAGGTAACAAGAATGAAACTAATTCAACAAACTCTACACACTTAGATCTTCGCATAAACCTTAACGATCCTACAAAAGACATGTGGATCTATCCATTACCCAACGGGAGCATATTTATCGACATCGTAGACGAAGGGCAAGGATATATGACCAATTATTATTACTCCTACCCAAGATCCTATCCCAGATATTACCCTATTTATCGCGAACCTTCCATACCCAAGAATACGTCACCCCAAGAAGAGGAGGAAGAGGAGGGATAAGGGGTGGTAAAAAGGAGAGTAGAAATCAAAAAAATACATGAAATGATAAAAAAACTCGAAAGAACATACAACAAAAACAAAATCTACACACAAAAAACATACATAGACGCGCGAACAGCCTGCAAACTCGAGATCATAAGTTACTTAGAATCTAGATCAAAAAGTGAGATAGCACGAAAAGCAATACAATTATTCATAGAAGCATATGAATCCAAAAACGGCAACCTGCTAAACAAGATGAAACATCAATAGTGCACCCTCACCCGCCCACCCATACGATTAGCTGCGGCCTCGCCTCCGGCTCGGCCGCGGAATTTTATTTCTGAATAATTGAACGCTTTTTTCAGTATCTGAGCCGTTTTTGGGCCCAAAAATATCATAATACTATATCAGTAGAATATATTAACATAGAATTGTGGAGGTGAAAAATTGAGGATAAAAAATGCATTAATCACATTAATGCTATTGGCCATACTCGGCGCGAGCATCAGCGTAGGGACGGTAGTAGCACAAGAAAATAACGATGAAGAGATAATCATCGACGAAAGTGAAGATCTCAACGAGGATGTGGAAAACGATGAAGGACTCGAAGAAGACTTGACAAATTTTGAACCAGCCATCGACACCGAAAGCGAAGGCCAGGAAGCGGCTGCAGGAACCGTGCCAATGCAACCCACAGGGGCCCCACTACTACCTGTGATCCTATCAGTGACCTTAATAGCAACTGGTTTGCTGGCAAGTGTAAGGTACAAGTTTTGATGTCTTACTCTTTTTTTCTATTATTTCTTTATAATAATATTGAATTCTCTTTTGTTGACATAGGTTTTATTTCATTGTTCTTTCCAAAATCTGAGCCATTTTCGGGCCTAAAATCATATAATACTAATTTTATAAAATATATTATCGCAGAAAAAAATGTTAAGTGGGGTGATACACCTTGAGAAAATATCTGTTTGTGCCGTTGCTGCTGCTAGGGCTCATGTTTGTCATGGCAGACTCAGCCTCAGCAGCTGACGGCTACTTCTACGAAGTAAACCAAAACCAGACAACTGCCAAGGTTGGCGACCACGTACAAATAGAGGTAGTAGTAGACACCATCCCATCAGATCAGGGCTATAGCCTGGACAACGTAACAGTACAGGCCTACATCACGCCACGACTCAAAGTAGAAAATGTAAGCACCACATATGGAACATATGAGAACGGCACATGGTACCTCGGAGACGGATACTACGGAACCGCAACCGCAACATTCTACTGCCTCGTGAACGGAACAGGAACACTCACAGGACAATTCTACCTCAGAGCCAACAACGACGAAAACTGGGATAACAACTATGCCAGGATAGACATTGATGTGCCATTCACAGACCTAAAAGCCACAGCAAGAGCACCCACCAGACTATCACCCGGACAA
The DNA window shown above is from Methanothermobacter tenebrarum and carries:
- a CDS encoding metal-dependent hydrolase — encoded protein: MKWYTHAIFAIVIGADIGFLLGAELTIRFFIITIIASLIIDFAEKAIFNEHKRQLHNIFTIIPCILAYLFFDMTIGAALTAGILSHIILDCITPTGCPLFWPINKKKYDVKWKYSDNKAREKRILATVSLLALLTVLILLPQGPFMSAISAWTGNKNETNSTNSTHLDLRINLNDPTKDMWIYPLPNGSIFIDIVDEGQGYMTNYYYSYPRSYPRYYPIYREPSIPKNTSPQEEEEEEG